AGATGAAAACGGCCAAGCCCACACCCCGGGTTGGACCGTAGAAGCCTTGGAATTTCTTGCCCACGAACGTAATGTCAAAGCCATTGGCCACGAAAACCTGGATACCGATCCTGGACACATCTACCATGACCAAGAAGCCTTGCCGGGTGAATTCTACTGGCTAGACCAAGACCGCTACCAAGTCGAAGTCTTAAATAACCTCTCTGCCCTACCAACCCAAGGCGCAGTCATTGTCGTTGCTCCCCTAAAAGTCAAAGGCGCCCCCAGCTTCCCGGCTCGGGTTTTTGCCTTGGTAGCTGAAGAGGAGTAAAAATTGACTTTACTTCCTTAAGATTTTTCTACACCGAAACAGCTCCTCCACCAGTAACACTAGGGAAGGAGCTGTTTTATTATTAAATACTAGCTTTATTGTACAAGTATTTGTACAATAGTACTGAGGTGAGAATGATGGAAATTACTAATTATAGCGATTTTCGGCAAAATATGAAAAAATACATGGACGTGATCAACGAAGATTCTGTGGAGTACACGGTCACTTCTCAAAACGGCAATGATGTGGTGGTGATGGCAAAATCGGATTTTGATAGCTTAATGGAAACCTACCATTTGCTTTCTAGTCGAGCTAACCGGGAAAACCTCTACCAAGCCATGGAAGAACTCGACCAGGGCGATTATGAAGTTGAGGAGATCTAATGGAAGTTCATTGGAGTAAGCGGGCGGTAATCGAAAGAGATTACTGGAAGTCCCACGACCCGAAGATTTACGACAAGCTCTATAAGCTACTAAGGGCGATTAAAGAAAATCCCTACCAGGGTCTAGGCAAGCCCGAGCCTCTTAAATATGACCTGTCTGGTTACTGGTCCCGCCGATTAACCCAGCAAGATCGCTTAGTCTACCGGATAAAATCATCCGCCATTGAAGTATTATCTTGTAAATATCATTATTAAGTTTTTCCAGTCATTTAAACAAGCGTAAAAACAGCTCCCCCGCCAGTGAAATCACACTAGTGAAGGAGCTGTTTTAATTTTTATATTGAGAAATACTTATTAAATTAGCCCTTTTTCCTTGAGTTCCTCAATTTTCTCTTCAGAGTAACCTAAGAGCTCGCCATAAACGAGTTCGTTATCTTGACCCATGGCTGGAGCACCCCGCCATACTTTCCCTGGGGTTTCGCTCATATGAGGCACGACACCGAAGGCAGTGACTTCTTCACCACTGGTTTGGTCGGTATAGGTCACGAAGTTGTTACGAGCCTTGAAGTGTTCAGAATTCAAGGCGTCTGAAGCCTTGTTCACCTTGGAAGCGGGCACCCGGTGAGCGTTTAGGGTGTCTTCGATTTCCTTAGCGGTCCGTTGGCTACACCATTCTTTAATCTTTTGGTCCAGCTCTTGGCCACGTTCGGACATCACGGCTTCGACCCCGTTACCAGCGACTTCATAGGCGAAGTATTCCTTGTCAAAGCCAACTGCTTCAAGGAAACGGTTATAGACGTTCCGCCCAAAGGCACCAACCACCACGTATTCGCCATTCTTGTCGAAGAATAGTCCATAAGGTTGGAAGGCCGTGGTCTTGTTTCCGGTCCGTTCCTTGTCTTCTCCATTTTCGGTATAGGTCACAAAGGTATCGCAGAGGATCCGGGCCATGGCTTCATATTGGGCCACATCCACCACTTGGCCTTTACCAGTCTTTTGGGCGTGGATATAAGCCGCTAGGACTCCATAAGTCGCGTTTAGAGCAGACACATAGTCGTTGAGATAAGGTTTCACGACCATTGGGGCCCCATCCGGTTCCCCGTTCAAGTTCAAGAAGCCTCCGTAAGCT
The nucleotide sequence above comes from Aerococcus urinae. Encoded proteins:
- a CDS encoding type II toxin-antitoxin system Phd/YefM family antitoxin, translating into MEITNYSDFRQNMKKYMDVINEDSVEYTVTSQNGNDVVVMAKSDFDSLMETYHLLSSRANRENLYQAMEELDQGDYEVEEI
- a CDS encoding Txe/YoeB family addiction module toxin, with translation MEVHWSKRAVIERDYWKSHDPKIYDKLYKLLRAIKENPYQGLGKPEPLKYDLSGYWSRRLTQQDRLVYRIKSSAIEVLSCKYHY
- a CDS encoding CaiB/BaiF CoA transferase family protein — translated: MTETRKDLIPEYGPLHGVRILGLGSIVAMPHAGNLLADLGAEFIQIERPGMGDSLRMLAPFSKKTKVSNGWMQDARNRLSITLESNLNNEDAKAVFLDLIKEVDIFMDNMVWLKKLGIDDDEMLEANPKLVICHISGFGQEAFGGEEGVSGRASFDMIGQAYGGFLNLNGEPDGAPMVVKPYLNDYVSALNATYGVLAAYIHAQKTGKGQVVDVAQYEAMARILCDTFVTYTENGEDKERTGNKTTAFQPYGLFFDKNGEYVVVGAFGRNVYNRFLEAVGFDKEYFAYEVAGNGVEAVMSERGQELDQKIKEWCSQRTAKEIEDTLNAHRVPASKVNKASDALNSEHFKARNNFVTYTDQTSGEEVTAFGVVPHMSETPGKVWRGAPAMGQDNELVYGELLGYSEEKIEELKEKGLI